In Zingiber officinale cultivar Zhangliang chromosome 11B, Zo_v1.1, whole genome shotgun sequence, a single window of DNA contains:
- the LOC122034688 gene encoding FCS-Like Zinc finger 5-like → MVLGRRQSMRRTTSMTEFAVNFVVSDAEVTQSNPEQDNLAGLGDRLPLHNRSSGAADWMEATYQGNANLAPSPRGMEHRRSSADFAVVETSRFLAECGLCNRRLVLGRDIFMYRGEAFCSFECRHQRMKPDERNENCSLTSIKDRGAPATNGDKQSGNGETLAAV, encoded by the exons ATGGTGCTCGGGAGGCGGCAGTCCATGCGGCGGACAACCAGCATGACTGAGTTCGCCGTCAACTTCGTTGTCTCCGACGCCGAGGTCACACAGAGTAATCCCGAGCAGGACAATCTCGCAGGACTCGGCGACCGCCTCCCCCTCCACAATAGATCCTCCGGAGCTGCGGATTGGATGGAGGCGACCTACCAGGGGAACGCTAACCTAGCACCGTCGCCTCGGGGAATGGAGCACCGCAGGAGTTCCGCAGACTTCGCCGTGGTGGAAACCTCGCGCTTTCTCGCGGAATGCGGCCTCTGCAACCGCCGCCTTGTCCTCGGACGGGATATCTTCATGTACAG GGGTGAAGCATTTTGCAGCTTTGAGTGCCGACATCAACGCATGAAACCAGATGAACGCAATGAGAATTGCTCTCTGACCTCAATCAAGGATAGGGGTGCACCTGCAACCAATGGCGACAAGCAATCTGGTAACGGGGAGACCCTTGCCGCTGTCTAA